The genomic interval AAGGCCTGCCGCCTGTCCGGTCTGGAGCCCTTCACCATCGACCGCAGTTCGCTGTTCGTGAACGTCGGCGAGCGCACCAACATCACCGGCTCCGCCAAGTTCGCCCGGCTGATCCGCGAGGAGAACTACGCCGAAGCCCTGGACGTGGCCCGCCAGCAGGTGGAAGCCGGCGCCCAGGTGATCGACATCAACATGGACGAGGGCATGCTGGATTCGAAGGCGGCGATGGTCACCTTCCTCAACCTGATCGCCTCCGAGCCGGACATCTCCCGCGTGCCGATCATGATCGACTCCTCCAAGTGGGAAGTGATCGAGGCCGGCCTGAAATGCATCCAGGGCAAGGGCATCGTCAACTCGATCTCCATGAAGGAAGGCGTCGAGGCGTTCAAGCACCACGCCCACCTGTGCAAGCGCTACGGCGCCGCCGTGGTGGTGATGGCCTTCGACGAGGCCGGCCAGGCCGACACCGCCGCACGCAAGCGCGAAATCTGCCAGCGCTCCTACGACATCCTGGTCAACGAAGTCGGCTTCCCGCCGGAAGACATCATCTTCGACCCGAACATCTTCGCCGTGGCCACCGGCATCGAGGAGCACAACAACTACGCGGTGGATTTCATCGAGGCCTGCGCCTACATCCGCGACCACCTGCCCTACGCGCTGAGTTCGGGCGGGGTGTCCAACGTGTCCTTCTCGTTCCGCGGCAACAACCCGGTGCGCGAGGCGATCCACTCGGTGTTCCTCTACCACGCCATCCGCAACGGCCTGACCATGGGCATCGTCAACGCTGGGCAACTGGAAATCTACGACGAGATCCCCGGGGAGCTGCGCGAGAAGGTCGAGGATGTGGTGCTCAACCGCCACCCCGGCGCCACCGAGGCACTGCTGGCCATCGCCGACCAGTACAAGGGCGACGGCAGCGTCAAGGAAGCCGAAACCGAGGAATGGCGCTCGCTGCCGGTCGACAAGCGCCTGGAGCACGCGCTGGTCAAGGGCATCACCACCTGGATCGTCGAGGACACCGAGGAGTGCCGCCAGCAGTGCGCGCGGCCCATCGAGGTCATCGAAGGCCCGCTGATGAGCGGCATGAACGTGGTCGGCGACCTGTTCGGCGCCGGCAAGATGTTCCTGCCCCAGGTGGTGAAGTCCGCCCGCGTGATGAAGCAGGCGGTGGCCCACCTGATCCCCTTCATCGAAGCGGAAAAGGGCGACAAGCCGGAAGCCAAGGGCAAGATCCTCATGGCCACGGTGAAAGGCGATGTCCACGACATCGGCAAGAACATCGTCGGCGTGGTGCTCGGCTGCAACGGCTACGACATTGTCGATCTGGGCGTGATGGTGCCGGCGGAGAAGATCCTGCAGACCGCCCGCGAGGAGAAGTGCGACATCATCGGCCTGTCCGGGCTGATCACCCCGTCGCTGGACGAGATGGTCCACGTCGCCAAGGAAATGCAGCGCCAGGGCTTCAAGCTCCCGCTGATGATCGGCGGCGCCACCACCTCCAAGGCGCACACCGCGGTGAAGATCGAGCCGCAGTACGGCAACGACGCGGTGGTCTACGTCACCGATGCCTCGCGCGCCGTGGGCGTGGCCACCTCGCTGCTCTCCAGGGAACTCAAGCCGGCCTACGTGGCCAAGCTGCGCGAAGAATACGCCGAAGTGCGCGAGCGCACCGCCAACCGCGGCGCCCGCGTCGAGCGCCTGTCCTATGCCCAGGCCGTGGCCAACAAGCCGCAGCTCGACTGGGCCGGCTACCAGCCGCTGAAGCCGGGCTTCACCGGCGTCAGGGCGCTGGAGGACATCGACCTCGCGGTGCTCGCCGAGTACATCGACTGGACGCCCTTCTTCATGTCCTGGGACCTGGCCGGCAAGTACCCGCGCATCCTCACCGACGAAGTGGTCGGCGAAGCCGCCAGCGCGCTGTTCAACGACGCCCAGGCGATGCTGAAGAAACTGATCGACGAAAAACTCATTCGCGCCAAGGCCGTCTTCGGCTTCTGGCCGGCCAGCCAGGTGCGCGACGACGACCTGGAAGTCTACGGCGACCACGGCGAGCGCCTGGCCACCCTGCACCACCTGCGCCAGCAGGCCGCCAAGCCCGACGGCAAGCCGAACTACTCCCTGGCCGACTTCGTCGCGCCGAAGGACTCGGGCAAGACCGACTATGTGGGCGGCTTCATCGTCACCGCCGGCATCGGCGCCGAGGAGCTGGCCAAGGCCTACCAGGACAAGGGCGACGACTACAACTCGATCATGGTCAAGGCCCTGGCCGACCGCCTCGTCGAAGCCTGCGCCGAATGGCTGCACGAGCGGGTGCGCAAGGAGTACTGGGGCTATGCGGCCGACGAGCGGCTCTCCAACGAGGAACTGATCAAGGAGCAGTACAAGGGCATCCGCCCCGCCCCCGGCTACCCGGCCTGCCCCGACCACACCGAGAAGGCCACTCTTTTCACCCTGCTCGACCCGCAGGGCACCAGCGGCGTGACCCTCACCGAACACTACGCCATGTTCCCGGCCGCAGCGGTGAGCGGCTGGTACTTCGCCCATCCGGAAGCGAAATACTTCGCCGTGGGTAAAGTCGAAAAAGATCAAGTCGCTAGTTACAGCGAGCGCAAGGGGCAGGAGGTGGGCGTGAGCGAGCGCTGGCTGGCCCCGAATCTGGGCTACGAAGCCTGACCACACAAGGCGCGGCGACCGCACCGCGCCAGGAGTTCATATGACCGACATGCCCTATCTGCTCGACCAACTGGAAGCCGCCGACATGCTGGAGATCGACGGCCTCCACGCCAGCGACTTCAGCCTCGACGACGCCCTGCTGGACGAAGCCGATGCGGCCGCCAAGGCCGACCAGCCCTTCGCCAGCGAAGGCATCGTACTGCACATCGAAGCCATCGACGGGCGCGAGCGCCGCCATTGGCAGTTCAGCTACAACCAGGTGATGGAAGCCGCCTACCAGCCCGCCGACGACAGCTGGCAACTGGAGGGTGGCCACCGGCTGAAATGCTTCGCCGCCATCGGTGCCGAGGGAGATGACTGAACGGAAGGCCTTTCGCAGGCGTTCGTCGTGGCAATCAATCGGACAGAGAATGCTGAGCGCTCCCACCTGCACCTAGAAACGCCGCCATGAGATGTTCCGCGTCCCGCTGCAGGTCGGCTCCACATTATCGGGTGCCCACGCAGAAGCGTGGGCATCATCGAAAAACCTGGGGCAGGGAGCCTGAGAGTTAACAAAGTGAGTAATGAAGCACGCAGAAGCGGATCTTGTTTTTAGTATACGAACACAACAATCTTAATAAAGATAAAATACTAGCATGAAAATAAACATTAATTCAGAAATTTTCAGCTGGAAACCGATCAAGGACAGAGGAACATATGAAAATCAAGAAGGCTGGGACACCCCCTATAAATATCTTGACCTAGCCCAACATATTGCACTTGCGCATACAGATCCATTTCAACTCATTGATCTAATATCAAACCTCAACAGGAGCATCGATCACCGACTTAAAAAGCTCTCGCATGATTACGCGCTTAAAAAGCTCAACCATCTAGATATTCCTAAAGATACTCTTGGAAAGCTGGAAAAATTTAAAATCATACGGCCAACCATGCTAGAGGCCATCAATAGCATTCGAAACCGAATCGAACACAGCTTCCATGCACCACCACCACTAGCAAGATGCCAAGAGCTTATTGATTTCACATGGTATTTTTTAAAATCAACCGACGACATCTGTAGACTTATAGCTGAGTCTTATACTTTAAACCATAACTATATCCCCGGCATGGACTCTGACCTATGGATTGAGTTTAGTATTTCCCCATTGAGCGACTGGAAAGACATTAAAGCTCGAGGAGTCATTGAGCCCAGCCTCTTATCCGCGACAGAAGATGTATCCATAGAATGCGAAATATTCGACAAGATTGAAAGCAAAGAAAAAAGC from Azotobacter salinestris carries:
- a CDS encoding DUF5629 family protein; its protein translation is MTDMPYLLDQLEAADMLEIDGLHASDFSLDDALLDEADAAAKADQPFASEGIVLHIEAIDGRERRHWQFSYNQVMEAAYQPADDSWQLEGGHRLKCFAAIGAEGDD
- the metH gene encoding methionine synthase is translated as MSDRAARLQALQHALKERILILDGGMGTMIQSYKLEESDYRGERFADWPQDVKGNNDLLLLTRPDVIQAIERAYLDAGADILETNTFNATRVSQADYGMEELVYELNVEGARLAREVADAKTAENPARPRFVAGVIGPTSRTCSISPDVNNPGYRNVTFDELVENYTEATRGLIEGGADLILIETIFDTLNAKAAIYAVQQVFEEDGVELPIMISGTITDASGRTLSGQTTEAFWNSVRHAKPISVGLNCALGAKDLRPYLEELAIKAETHVSAHPNAGLPNAFGEYDETPAEMAAVVEEFAVSGFLNIVGGCCGTTPPHIRAIAEAVAKYPPRAIPEIPKACRLSGLEPFTIDRSSLFVNVGERTNITGSAKFARLIREENYAEALDVARQQVEAGAQVIDINMDEGMLDSKAAMVTFLNLIASEPDISRVPIMIDSSKWEVIEAGLKCIQGKGIVNSISMKEGVEAFKHHAHLCKRYGAAVVVMAFDEAGQADTAARKREICQRSYDILVNEVGFPPEDIIFDPNIFAVATGIEEHNNYAVDFIEACAYIRDHLPYALSSGGVSNVSFSFRGNNPVREAIHSVFLYHAIRNGLTMGIVNAGQLEIYDEIPGELREKVEDVVLNRHPGATEALLAIADQYKGDGSVKEAETEEWRSLPVDKRLEHALVKGITTWIVEDTEECRQQCARPIEVIEGPLMSGMNVVGDLFGAGKMFLPQVVKSARVMKQAVAHLIPFIEAEKGDKPEAKGKILMATVKGDVHDIGKNIVGVVLGCNGYDIVDLGVMVPAEKILQTAREEKCDIIGLSGLITPSLDEMVHVAKEMQRQGFKLPLMIGGATTSKAHTAVKIEPQYGNDAVVYVTDASRAVGVATSLLSRELKPAYVAKLREEYAEVRERTANRGARVERLSYAQAVANKPQLDWAGYQPLKPGFTGVRALEDIDLAVLAEYIDWTPFFMSWDLAGKYPRILTDEVVGEAASALFNDAQAMLKKLIDEKLIRAKAVFGFWPASQVRDDDLEVYGDHGERLATLHHLRQQAAKPDGKPNYSLADFVAPKDSGKTDYVGGFIVTAGIGAEELAKAYQDKGDDYNSIMVKALADRLVEACAEWLHERVRKEYWGYAADERLSNEELIKEQYKGIRPAPGYPACPDHTEKATLFTLLDPQGTSGVTLTEHYAMFPAAAVSGWYFAHPEAKYFAVGKVEKDQVASYSERKGQEVGVSERWLAPNLGYEA